The following coding sequences are from one Saccopteryx bilineata isolate mSacBil1 chromosome 3, mSacBil1_pri_phased_curated, whole genome shotgun sequence window:
- the CALB1 gene encoding calbindin, with product MAESHLQSPLISASQFFEIWLHFDADGSGYLEGKELQNLIQELQQARKKAGLELSPEMKTFVDQYGQREDGKIGIVELAHVLPTEENFLLLFRCQQLKSCEEFMKTWRKYDTDHSGFIETEELKNFLKDLLEKANKTVDDAKLAEYTDLMLKLFDSNNDGKLELTEMARLLPVQENFLLKFQGVKMCGKEFNKAFELYDQDGNGYIDENELDALLKDLCEKNKQDLDSNSIPYYKKSIMALSDGGKLYRTDLALILSAGDN from the exons ATGGCAGAGTCCCACCTGCAGTCGCCCCTCATCTCAGCCTCACAGTTTTTCGAGATCTGGCTTCACTTCGACGCTGACG GAAGTGGGTACCTGGAAGGGAAGGAGCTGCAGAACCTGATCCAGGAGCTCCAGCAGGCGCGGAAGAAGGCCGGGCTG gaGTTATCACCTGAGATGAAAACATTTGTGGATCAGTACGGACAGAGAGAGGATGGAAAAATAGGAATTGTAGAG CTGGCTCACGTACTACCCACGGAGGAGAACTTCCTGCTGCTGTTCCGATGCCAGCAGCTGAAGTCCTGCGAGGAGTTCATGAAG ACATGGAGGAAGTATGACACTGACCACAGTGGCTTCATAGAAACTGAGGAGCTTAAG AATTTTCTGAAGGACCTGCTGGAGAAAGCAAACAAGACAGTGGATGACGCAAAGCTGGCCGAGTACACAGACCTGATG CTGAAATTATTTGATTCAAATAATGATGGGAAGCTGGAATTAACTGAGATGGCCAG ATTACTACCAGTGCAGGAGaattttctccttaaatttcag gGAGTCAAAATGTGCGGGAAGGAGTTCAATAAAGCTTTTGAATTGTATGATCAG GATGGCAACGGATACATAGATGAAAACGAACTCGATGCTCTACTGAAGGATCTGTGCGAGAAGAACAAGCAG GACCTGGACAGTAACAGCATCCCCTACTACAAGAAGAGCATCATGGCCTTGTCAGATGGGGGGAAGCTGTACCGGACGGACCTTGCTCTCATCCTCTCTGCTGGGGACAACTAG